A single Garra rufa chromosome 9, GarRuf1.0, whole genome shotgun sequence DNA region contains:
- the cd4-2.2 gene encoding LOW QUALITY PROTEIN: CD4-2 molecule, tandem duplicate 2 (The sequence of the model RefSeq protein was modified relative to this genomic sequence to represent the inferred CDS: inserted 3 bases in 2 codons): MANCKILFFFLALCIWCGKCDVIYKQVGDEVSMKCGVGSDGYIEWKLNGFLILTIDGRRGTRRKGVSHIASKVHTTGDTLKVPRLETRDAGVYSCTQSGKQYTLHIVSGXEMTTVVVIFMYVFITGDTNTKVLWMRPPYNEVHMEXKNQVIHLKSVTSKEAGQWTCQVRDDLHLSVTLTVVGPQTKDVNVSKGDDIELPCSLPQNVSQRVVGGKWRADHLPTVSFPTLMNTASEGLHWNGEDSSKVNFTTGQLSTNFAVMLKNVQNSDEGTFVCTVEFEGGVSLSVETTLRVVAKPSGKTKLHLTPSLCIWCGKCDVLYKQVGDDVSMKCGVGSDSNIEWKLNDILILTIDGRRGTRRKGTSHIASKASANGDTLKVPRLETRDAGVYSCTQSGKQYTLHVVSVFATPGPVLVQSSDAKLHCDIAGDTNTKVRWKRPNGQEYNEKNQVIQLKSVTSKEAGQWTCQVNDALKLSVTLTVVGLQTTPVNVSKGDDIELPCSLPQSVSQRVVGGKWKADHLTGVSFPTLMNTEGKGLHWNGEDLSKVNFTTKQLSTNFDVTLKNVQSSDEGTFVCTVKFEGGASLSAETTLRVVAKPSGGQGSTKWKGKTTAAMKTLTKEVYGVQLWIWIAVGVSSVVLIGLIIVVVLVSKRIKRKKQRVRALRSMRQPLTAKDYCKCSRAEKEMEFERQVRPLPVPRQQRNQRTRTAGTNDTN, encoded by the exons ATGGCAAATTGCAAGATCCTCTTTTTTTTCCTTG CACTGTGTATATGGTGTGGGAAATGTGATGTGATATATAAGCAAGTCGGGGATGAGGTTTCCATGAAGTGTGGAGTAGGTTCAGACGGTTATATAGAATGGAAATTGAATGGCTTTCTCATCTTAACTATTGATGGCAGACGTGGGACTAGACGGAAGg gtgtTTCACATATTGCATCAAAAGTACATACAACAGGAGATACTTTGAAGGTTCCCAGACTGGAGACAAGAGATGCTGGAGTCTATTCCTGCACGCAGTCAGGAAAACAATACACTCTGCATATTGTGTCAG GAGAGATGACAACAGTGGTTGTCATtttcatgtatgtatttattacagGAGACACAAATACTAAAGTACTGTGGATGAGACCCCCTTATAATGAAGTacatatgga aaaaaatcaagtaaTTCACCTAAAGTCTGTGACTTCAAAAGAGGCAGGCCAGTGGACGTGTCAAGTCAGAGATGACTTACATCTCAGTGTAACATTGACTGTTGTTG GTCCCCAAACCAAAGATGTTAATGTTTCTAAAGGGGACGACATAGAGCTGCCCTGTTCTCTTCCTCAGAATGTATCTCAGCGTGTTGTGGGTGGGAAATGGAGGGCTGACCACCTTCCCACAGTCTCTTTCCCAACCCTGATGAACACAGCAAGCGAAGGCTTACACTGGAATGGTGAAGATTCATCAAAAGTCAACTTTACTACTGGACAACTCAGCACTAACTTTGCTGTCATGTTGAAAAAT GTGCAGAACAGCGATGAAGGGACGTTTGTGTGTACAGTGGAGTTTGAAGGTGGAGTGAGTCTAAGTGTTGAGACGACTTTGAGGGTTGTGGCCAAACCTTCAGGTAAAACAAAACTACACCTCACACCTT CACTGTGTATATGGTGTGGGAAATGTGATGTGTTATATAAGCAAGTCGGGGATGACGTTTCCATGAAGTGTGGAGTAGGTTCAGACAGTAATATAGAATGGAAATTAAATGACATTCTCATCTTAACTATTGATGGCAGACGTGGGACTAGACGGAAGG GTACTTCCCATATTGCGTCAAAAGCAAGTGCAAACGGAGACACTTTGAAGGTTCCCAGACTGGAGACAAGAGATGCTGGAGTCTATTCCTGCACGCAGTCAGGAAAACAATACACTCTGCATGTTGTGTCAG TCTTTGCTACACCAGGCCCAGTGCTGGTGCAGTctagtgatgcaaagctgcactGTGACATTGCAGGAGACACAAATACTAAAGTACGGTGGAAGAGACCTAATGGTCAAGaatataatgaaaaaaatcaAGTAATTCAGCTGAAGTCTGTGACTTCAAAAGAAGCAGGCCAATGGACGTGTCAAGTCAACGATGCCTTGAAGCTCAGTGTAACATTGACTGTTGTTG GTCTCCAGACCACACCTGTTAATGTTTCTAAAGGGGACGACATAGAGCTGCCCTGTTCTCTTCCTCAGAGTGTATCTCAGCGTGTTGTGGGTGGGAAATGGAAGGCTGACCACCTCACCGGAGTCTCCTTCCCAACCCTGATGAACACAGAAGGCAAAGGCTTACACTGGAATGGCGAGGATTTATCAAAAGTCAACTTTACTACTAAGCAACTCAGCACTAACTTTGATGTCACGTTGAAAAAT GTGCAGAGCAGCGATGAAGGGACATTTGTGTGTACAGTGAAGTTTGAAGGTGGAGCGAGTCTAAGTGCTGAGACGACTTTGAGGGTTGTGGCCAAACCTTCAG GTGGACAGGGGTCCACTAAATGGAAAGGGAAAACAACTGCAGCTATGAAAACCTTGACCAAGGAAGTGTATGGTGTACAGCTGTGGATCTGGATTGCTGTAGGAGTCAGTTCTGTGGTTCTGATTGGACTTATCATCGTGGTTGTTCTCGTCAGTAAAAGGATCAAACGGAAGAAG CAAAGAGTGAGAGCGCTGAGATCCATGCGGCAGCCTCTGACAGCTAAAGACTACTGCAAGTGCAGCAG agctGAGAAAGAAATGGAGTTTGAACGGCAAGTGAGGCCACTTCCAGTGCCCAGACAACAGCGCAACCAGCGTACACGTACAGCAGGCACAAACGATACCAACTGA